The sequence below is a genomic window from Anaerocolumna chitinilytica.
GGATCTTTGCTTTCGCCATCCAGTATGTTATTGTATACAGGATCCCAAAGCTTTCCGGCATCAGATGACCAGTCAGCTGCATAACGCACACCGTTTTTGGTCTTTGTTTCCATCATGGTTTTAACAGCTTCTGCTACTTCCGGATGTCCTTTTTCATTCATTACATCATAGAATACGGATGCAGATGCAGAATGTGCACAAGGTGCTACAGGAGTAACCTTTAATACTGTCTGGTATAAATCACTGGACATAAACTTGATCAGCTCCCAGGTTTCTTCCGGATGAGCAAGATTTTTAGGAGACATCCAACCTACTGTATCATAAGTAGTTGTTCTTCCGTTAGGTCCCTGAGGAGTAGGTGCATAGCCCCATTTCAGGTCAGGACAGTTCTTTAACAGAGAATCCACTTCCCACTGACCGTAGTACATTAAAGCCATTTCACCTGCTTCAAACATAGAGTTCTGGTTTGTAACCTCATAAGTTCTTTTCGGTAAAGTACCATCTGCTATCAAGCTCTGAATTTTTGTAGCCTGTTCAATAAATTTATCATCTACTGTTACTTTCGTTGTTCCCATAACCTTATCCATTAAAGGAGCTCCGCCGTAAGAAGTACTGATGTTGGCAACTCCAAAACCGGAGGTATCCAAGCCATAAATACCATACTTCTCTTTTGCAGGGTCTTTCAGTTTTTCAGCCATAGCCCACAGATCATCCCAAGTCCAGTCTGCAGTAGGTTCACTAACGCCTGCTGCTGCCAGTAAATCCTTGTTGTAGAAAACACCATATACATTTACAAGGCTGGGGAAACCATAAGTCTTTCCGTCAAGCTGCCATCCATTCATCGTTCCTTCATAAAGAGATTTTACAAAGTCAGGCTCTGCTGCCACTTTATCTGTCCAGTCTGTGAGGAGTTTTTTCTGGTAAAAAGAAGCTGCCATATCATATCCGCCCTGGAATACATCCGGAGCTTCGCCTGCAGTAATCATTCCTGCCAGCTGCTGGCCGTAATCGGAATAGGAACCTTTTACGATTTCTACTTTAATATTCGGATGTGCTTTGGTAAATACGTTGTCAAATGCATCCTGAATTGCAGCATTCATTTCATCGCTTTCCCAGTCCACTACCTTTAATGTTACCTGTTTGGGCTCTGACGAATCGCCAGAAGTCTTGCTGCTGTTTGCCCCATTGCTTTTGCAGCCTGCCAGCATAGCTGTGGTCATAATTGCACATAGACCGAGAGCCATTGCTTTTTTCATTCCTTTTTTCATAATGAAACCTCCAATATACTTTTATTTTGACTAGCAAAAATGCTAATTACGTCCCTAAAAACTTTACTTCACGCCGGAATTATTCATAGAGCCAAGGCCTTCCATGAAGTAATTCTGACAAATAAAGAAAATAATGAGTATCGGCAGCATATACATGATATCTGCGGCCATAAATAGATTCCACTGTGTTCCATATGTACTGCTGGTCATACGCCCAACTCCAAGTGCCAGTGTCCACTTCTCCGGTTTACTGATGATATATAAGAGGGGAGTAAGGTAATCATTCCAGGCTCCCTGGAAGGACTGTATTGCAATTACAGTGATTAACGGTTTTGACATAGGCGCTATAATACGGGTTAATATCTGAAGTCTGTTTGCACCGTCAATTCTTGCCGCATCATCATAAGATTTTGGTATGGTAGTCATAAACTGTCTTGCCAGGAAGGTCTGAAAAGGAGCTCCTAAAAAGCTCGGAATAATCATCGGCCACCAGGTTCCATAGGCACCAAGGGAAGCCCATAAACGGAATACCGGCATTACCGTAACCATTCCCGGAATCATCATTGATCCCACAATCAGATAGAACCAGAGTTTCTTACCCTTAAACTTTAATCTGGCCAGGGCATAACCTACGCTCATACAGCTGCAGATCTGACCAATGCTGACAATCACTGAGATAAATAAGGAATTTAGAAATTCTCTTCCGAATTTAATCTTTGCCAAACCATCCGTAAAGTTCTCCCAATGGAACTTAGAAGGTATAAACTGGGGCGGCACTTTAAATACAGCCGCATTATCCTTTAGCGCGGTAGTAAGCATCCATAGCAAAGGAAACAGCATAGGTATGCAGAATACCAGTATCAATACATAGCGGGCAGTCACATTCATTTTCTGCCTTTGTTTCTTTCCCATTTCCGGTTACCTCCGCTAATCATTTTCATAATATACAAAAGACTCTGACTTTTTAAATATTAAAGCTGTAAATGCCAGAATAATTAAAAAGAGTATCCATGATTCCGCACAGGCACGCCCATACTTCTGATTCGTAAATGCATTTACATAAATATCAAAATTAATAAATTGTGATGAGAAATTTGGTCCGCCGCCAGTCATAATCTGCGCTTCCGCAAAGGATTGCATGCAGCCAATCAAGCCTGTAATCAGCTGTAAGAAAATAACCGGTGTAATCATAGGAAGGGTAACATATTTGAATTGTGCCCAGCCCGTCGCCCCATCCAAGGAGGCAGCTTCAAAGACATCCGCCGGTACAGATTGCAGGCCGCTTAAGAAAATAATCATCATACCGCCTACTCCCCACCACTTAATAATACTTAGGGAAAATAATACAACTTTTTCACTGGTAAGCCAGCCCACCGGTGCAAGGCCAAGCTGTCCTAACAGACCATTCAACAATCCGACATCAGACTTAAAAATAAACTGCCATAATATGATAGCTGCAATTCCAGGCACTATCGTAGGCAAATAGTAAATTACACGAAATAATCGAATGCCCGGTATCTTCTTATTTAGCAGTACTGCAAGGGCAAGCCCCAGTATTAATGTAATCGGTACATTAATCAAGGCATATAAGAAAGTCACTCTGACAGATTTCCAAAACACCGGATCTACGGTCAGCAGATATTTAAAATTCTTCAGCCCTTTCCAAACGGGTGAATTGATACCGTCCCAGTCACAAAAGGCTGCGTACAGGGAATAGAGCATTGGATATGCACATAATACAGGAAACCCAATTAAGGTCGGTATCATAAACATATACGCCTGAAATCCCTCTTTCCTCCAAAAAGGTTTCCCTTTTCTTTTCATTCTTTTTTCCTCCTCCAATATCAACTGGCTCCTTTCAAAATGCTTTATGTCATTTCTTAATTAGCATGGGTATATTATATATACTATTTAATATTATGTCAATACATATTGCACAAATAATATTTATATTTTATTCTATTTTTAATGTTAATTAACATTATTTTATGTAAAATACATAAAACCCCAGATTTCTGCTTTAAATTATGACTATACTCCGCCTCAATATATGGTTATTTTAATGTAATATATCATTTAACTATATTTATATATCATTTATTTTCCAATTACTGCTTATAACATTTAACACAATTAACAAAACATCTTCTGCATTGAAACACACAAGTTAAGGCTCTTTACCAAAAGGAGCTCTCACTAATGGGCAGGTATATATCAGAACAAATAAAAGCCCTGTATAAAAGGAAAAGCATCACCTTTTACACAGGGCTTTCTGAAAGAGCCTGACACATATATTCATTTTAACAAAAAACTATTCCACCTATATCGTTTCCTGTTCTACAATTTGGTAGGGCACCATAATAGTCTTGGTACTTCCATTGCCATTTATCACATCCAATAATGTCTCTACTGCAACCTGACCAATTTTAGATTCTCCCTGTTTCACATGGGTGAATGGATATTGACCGATTATATTGTCATTACAGTCAAAACATACTATTGGGTATTTCTTATCCAAGCCTTTATCCAAAAGACATTTATGCAGGATAAGTGCAATTCCGTATTCTGCTGCCAGAAAAGCTTCCACATTTGGATGATTCTCCAAATGCCGGAATATCTTTTCCATATCTCCCTCAATCATTTCATCATAATGCTTACTTGGCAATGTAGCTCTTAAATCTGTAATCCAGTTACTGGCATCCGTGATAATACCATATTCATTCATAGCCGAAACAAAACCCTTTTGCCGTTCCTGCAGAGTAGAGGTTTCATCCGCATCCGGCTTCACAAAGCAAATTCCGCGGTAGTTGTTATCTAAAAGGTATTTTGTCAAGTCCTTAGCTGCTGCTATATTATCCGTACCGACATGAGGAACCGGAATTCCTTTCATCTGACGATCCACTGTAACAACCGGGAAATGCTCCACCACCATCTGCAAAATTTTAGGATTATAATTCTCATCCTGGGAGCACATAATAATCATGCCTTCCACTCCCAGCTTCAAAAAATCATCAATTGCCCGGGATTCATTATCAATGGAGCCATCACTGCAGCGTAACACCATGGTGAGACCCTTACTGCGGCATTCCCGTTCAATGCTGTTTAAAAGCACAGTACCAAAACCATTCCCGAAGCCCTCTAAAATCACCCCTATCAGACGTAATTTTCCGGAGGCTCCATCTGCCATATTCTGTTTCTCATTCACTGTTTCTAATTCTTCAGGTCCGTTTACAAAGGAACCTTTTCCGGCCATCCGCACAATTTTGCTTTCTTTTGCCAGCATCTCCAAGGCCTTTTTACTTGTTATCCTGCTGACATCATATTGCTCAGCCAGTTCCTTTTCAGAAGGGATCCTATCCCCCGGCTTATACCTTCCTCCAGCAATTGCGCCGGCTATGTCCATGTAAATCTGTTCATAAAGTGGCGACTGTTTCATTTCTTGTTTCGAAATCCTTTCTTAATCCCTTTTCTCATCACACGCTTTGAGGAATGTAATACCGTGTTAGCCAGCCTAGCGTATATCCTTTATTTTAGCACAGGAAGCCATTTCTTACAATTATTTTCCTTACCTATCCATTTCCTTTAGAAGCTTTCTGTGCTGTTTTTCTGCATGCAGATACTTATGTGCAATCCTTTATTACAGCTGTTTGTAAACAATTTTCAAGGTTACGATTTCATAAGGCTTAATGCAAAAGGAGATATGTTTTGTATTAACTGCGATTACTTTTTCTTCCTCTTCCAGCATAGAACAAATCGCAACTTTTTCCGCTTCTTCCGGCAGAGTCATATTCACTTCATTACGCTGGTTATAATATTCATACAAGCGCAGTATCTGCACATTTTCTTCCATTTCCTCAGATGCTTTTACAACTTCAAGCATAACATTTTCATTGTCAATCTCAGCAGCGCTGTAAACAGAGGGCTTATTCCCTTCCGTTTTGGATTTTACATCCGCAAACAGAGGATTATTTAATTCATAGGCCTCTTTAACCGTACCGCCGGTTCGAAAATCACCTTTGTGAGGGTACAATGAATAGGTAAATTCGTGTTTTTCTTTATCCGCAGACGGATTAGGACTAGTTGCGGACTTTAACAGAGAGAGTCCTATAACGCCTTCATGGACATGGCAGCCATATTTGCAATCATTTAGGAGACTCACACCATAATTATTTTCATGAACATCCAGCCATTTATGATGGCATACTTCGAAACGTGCGGCATCCCAGGAGGTGTTATGATGAGTCGGACGGGTTACATTGCCGTATTGTATTTCATAATCCGCTTCATTACTGTGTATATCCACCGGGAATAAAGCCTTCAGGAAAACATGATCCTGTTTCCAGTCAATTTCTGTCTTAATGTCTATTCTCTTACTGTCATGGCACAAATAGATGTACTGTGTGATGGTTGAATCCAAATATTTTCTTTCCACCTTCATGCAGGCTCTTAGGCTGCCTCTTTCCACTACTTTCATTTCTGTGACATTATCTATTTCCCAACTTTTTTCCGTATAATAATTATTTACATCCCATGCATCCCAGTTGTGAGGGCGGTCTTCATATGACATAATGACATTGCCGCATTCACCGGGTTTTAATACCTCACGGTCATTTTCCTTATCATAAACAGAAAGGAACTGGCCTTTTTCATTAAAGGTGATGCGTATTAATGAGTTCTCCATACTGTCATTTGTGATTCTTAAGTCCGTTTCTGTAGTACTGCCATCAGCCAAGGCAAAGGTCTTATACCCTGCCGCCGGTACTTTAATCGCTCTGAATAAGATTCTTCCGTCTGCCAGTTTTTCATAGGGGAGGTAATTCTCCCCGTCTGTAACCAATCCCTTGTCAGCTGCATTTGGCGTATCTGCAAGTACATATCCGGTTCCCAAAAATCCATTGGGATTATATACAACAATAGCGCCTTTTTCAGCCTTAATACTGTCTGTCAGAGAATCCACGGCTCCTTTTAAAAGGATGCTGCCTCTTGAGAATAAATCCTCATATTCTGCCTTTGAAACCTCATAAACCTCTTCGATGCTTGAGCCCGGTAAAATATCATGGAACTGATTTCGAAGCAGTATCTCCCACAAATCATCCAGCTGCTCTTTTGGATAAGCAGTTCTGTTAAGCTTGTTATCCATAGCACCGAATAATTCGATATTGTGCAGCAGAAATTCTGCCTTTCTGTTATATTTCTTATTTCTTGCCATTGAGGTATAAGTTCCTCTATGATATTCCAGATACAGCTCGCCGTTCCATTCCGGAAGATACTTCTTTCCCTCAACCTCTTTCTCCAGCTTATGAAAGAATTCATTGGAGGTAGCCTGTTTTGTTACAGGACAGCCCGGTATTCCCTTTTCCATTCGCCGTCCGGCCTCTAACATTTCTCTGGTCGGTCCGCCGCCGCCGTCTCCGTAGCCATAAGCCATCAGTACCTCGGAATTCAGGTATTTCTGCTGATAACGCTGCCAGGAGCCTTTAACCTGAGAAGGTTCTAGCATTCCGTTATAGGTAGTAAAGAAATTCTTTGATACCAGGCTCTTATCATAATCACTTGCCGGAACAAAATGGGTCAGAACCTTGCTTCCGTCAATACCAATCCAATTAAAGGTATCGTATGGCATTTTGTTGAATTCATTCCAGCTGATTTTTGTGGTCATAAAAAAGCGTACACCGCATTTTAACATAATCTGAGGCAGTGCAGCAGAATAACCGAATACATCCGGCAGCCATAATACTTCATTATCTTTCTGAAACTCTTTTTGAAAGAAGCTTTTTCCTTTTACAAACTGTCTGACCAGAGATTCTCCTCCTGTCAGGTTACAGTCGGCTTCAACAAACATTCCGCCTTCTGTTTCCCATCTGCCTTCCTCTACCCGGTTCTTTATTTCTTCATATACAGCCGGCTCACGTTCCTTTACCGCCTTGTACAAATGGGGCTGACTGGACATAAAGCGGTATTCCGGATATTCCTCCATCAAGCGAAGCACCGTAGAGAAGCTGCGCACCGCCTTATCCTTCGCTGTCTCCAGAGTCCATAGCCATGCTATATCAATATGGGTATGCCCCACACACCAGACTTCTTCCTTTTCCCGGTTACATCTCTTTTCGTAAAATTCTTTCTCAAGAAAAGCCTGTGCCGCAGCCAGGGATTCATAAAACTCTGGGGAATAAGCCTTCCGAAAATCCAATAGATTTAAGGATTCATTAAGGGTCAGTAAGATTTCATAGCTTTCCTTTTCGTCTTCTTTCATTAGCCCGGCTACGTCATAAGGAACTTTTACATCGTAATAATATTTCTCAATTTCTCTGTCTCTTACTGCAATTCTGGCATCCAGAATAGAATGGAAATGCATTTTACCCGTATATACACACAGAATAATGTTATATTCCTCACCTGCTCTTGCACACTCTTCCAGAATAACGGTCTCATGATTCTCATCAAGACCCTGACGGAGCTGTCCGTTAACATATAATCGGAATTGGGGATTTACAGTATCCCATCTTACCCCTCCAAAGTTATTGAGTCCAAAAATAACGCTTTGTCCTTCATAGCTCTGAGGTAATTTTACCTGCAGCCTATAGTAGTAATACTCATCCTTACCGCCTAAATCCATGGAGCCCGGAAACGCACTCCATTCTTTCTTGCTTAGCTCTGCCAAATCTTTTATCTGTTCTTTTAGAACTAAATATTCGGCACCGCTTATTTTCTCAACATTCTTCTCACGTAAAGCTGACAGGTGCCTTACCAGGCTTCCTATCCTCTCTTTTACCATAACCATAACAGCCCTCCATAAAAGTTGCATATAAACAAACCATACAGTATACACCAAATATATCATTTATATGCTATTTATATATTATTATATCATTATATTTCAAATAAACAACTATTATTTTATTTCGGTGTGTATATACCTAGGAATAGTAATAACCTGGCGGTTTAGCTTTGCCGTCCTAGCTCATATGAATAGTAAATTTGTCACTAAAATAATGCTCCAGTTCTAAAACGGGCAGTTTGACCTGTTCCATTGTGTCCCTCTGCCTTATTGTTACTGTCCCATTTTCCAATGTATCATCATCAATAGTTACCGCATAGGGTGTTCCGATTACATCTCCTCTCCGGTATCGTTTCCCGATGGTTCCGGCATCATCATAAGAAACCATATATTTTCTTTTTAAACAATTATATAATTCAAGGGCTTTCTCACCATGACGTTTTTTTATGAGGGGAAGTATATTAATCTTAATCGGTGCCAGAAAAGCCGGCAGCTTTAACACCTGCCTTGTATCCCCTTTCTCAAGCTCTTCCTCTTCCAATGTTTCAAACAATAAGGCAAGGACAATTCTATCCAGTCCATAGGTGGATTCTATAATAAACGGAATATATCTTTCCTTGGTTTCTTCATCAAAGTACTCTAAAACTTTTCCGGAGTACTCCTCATGCCTTTTAAGGTCAAAATCCGTCCGGTTATGAGTTCCGTTTATTTCACCCCAGCCAAAAGGAAAGAGAGATTCAATATCGCAAGCCGCCTTGGCATAGTGTGCAAGCTTTTCATGGTCATGATGCCTTAAATGTTCTCTCTGAATGCCTAAGAATTCAAAGAAGCCAATACCATAGTCTTTAAAATACTCGTATAAGCCTTCATCCTCTCCCTTTTTGCAAAAAGTCTGATACTCCATCTGTTCAAACTCGATGGTCCGGAAGGTAAAATTCCCAGGTGTAATTTCATTTCGGAAAGCCTTTCCGATCTGTCCGATACCAAAGGGCAGTCTGGTACGCATGGAACGCAGTACATTCAGAAAATTCACATATTCTCCCTGAGCATTTTCAGGTCTGAGATATATCGTAGAGGCACTTTCTTTTGTAACACCTCTGTTGGTAGCAAACATAAGATTAAATTGCCTGATGTCCGTAAAGTCCGACTTACCGCATTTAGGACAGGGAATCTGCTTTTCTCTTATATAATGAATCATTTCCTCCTGCGTCATGGAATCGGCATTTACTTCCGTGGTAAATTCATTGATAAGATTATCTGCCCTATGTCTGGTCTTGCAGCTCTTGCAATCCAGCAGCGGATCTGAAAAACCTGCCAGATGACCGCTTGCTTCCCATACCGTAGGGTTCATGAGGATATCCGAATCCAATTCATAGCTGTTATCTCTGTTCTGAATAAAGTAATAACGCCAGGCATCCTTTATATTATTCTTAAGTCTTGTTCCGTAAGGACCATAGTCCCAGGTATTAGCGAGACCTCCGTAAATCTCGCTGCCTTTAAAAATAAATCCATACTGATTACAAAAAGCTGATAAATCTTCCATAGTTAAATTCTTCATAGTGTCTCCTTTCAAATGTGTTTCAAGATTGGCCCAGTATTTTACAGGTTTAATCTTATGTGTGAATTATAAATTTGCTATTCACACTATCAGCAACTCAAATTTTACGAAACCGGAAGCTGCAAACCCTTGAATTTTGGATAAAAAAAGCCCTAAGCAATCATTGATTGCTTAGGGCGAATGTAATCTATCCGCGGTACCACCTAAATTCAGGATAACCTGCACTTATTGACAGCACGAGTAGTATATACTTTATGCTGCTTTCCATGATAACGGTGGAAGTTTCCGTTGGTCTCTACTTAGGATTCCTGTTCAAGCCACAGCTTAAAGGTGCCTTCCCTGTACTTTCCTTAAAGATTCGCACCTGTGAACTCGTTTTCTGAATTCATCTCCATCTTCTCTCTGGAAGCAAAGTAACAGTTACTATTCCCTGTCATAGCCTTTTCGTATTGCGATTATATTAGCATATTCCATTGGTTAAAGCAAGAAATAATTGGTCTCAGATTATTAATTTGAATCTA
It includes:
- a CDS encoding GntR family transcriptional regulator, with translation MKQSPLYEQIYMDIAGAIAGGRYKPGDRIPSEKELAEQYDVSRITSKKALEMLAKESKIVRMAGKGSFVNGPEELETVNEKQNMADGASGKLRLIGVILEGFGNGFGTVLLNSIERECRSKGLTMVLRCSDGSIDNESRAIDDFLKLGVEGMIIMCSQDENYNPKILQMVVEHFPVVTVDRQMKGIPVPHVGTDNIAAAKDLTKYLLDNNYRGICFVKPDADETSTLQERQKGFVSAMNEYGIITDASNWITDLRATLPSKHYDEMIEGDMEKIFRHLENHPNVEAFLAAEYGIALILHKCLLDKGLDKKYPIVCFDCNDNIIGQYPFTHVKQGESKIGQVAVETLLDVINGNGSTKTIMVPYQIVEQETI
- a CDS encoding glycine--tRNA ligase, which codes for MKNLTMEDLSAFCNQYGFIFKGSEIYGGLANTWDYGPYGTRLKNNIKDAWRYYFIQNRDNSYELDSDILMNPTVWEASGHLAGFSDPLLDCKSCKTRHRADNLINEFTTEVNADSMTQEEMIHYIREKQIPCPKCGKSDFTDIRQFNLMFATNRGVTKESASTIYLRPENAQGEYVNFLNVLRSMRTRLPFGIGQIGKAFRNEITPGNFTFRTIEFEQMEYQTFCKKGEDEGLYEYFKDYGIGFFEFLGIQREHLRHHDHEKLAHYAKAACDIESLFPFGWGEINGTHNRTDFDLKRHEEYSGKVLEYFDEETKERYIPFIIESTYGLDRIVLALLFETLEEEELEKGDTRQVLKLPAFLAPIKINILPLIKKRHGEKALELYNCLKRKYMVSYDDAGTIGKRYRRGDVIGTPYAVTIDDDTLENGTVTIRQRDTMEQVKLPVLELEHYFSDKFTIHMS
- a CDS encoding carbohydrate ABC transporter permease: MKRKGKPFWRKEGFQAYMFMIPTLIGFPVLCAYPMLYSLYAAFCDWDGINSPVWKGLKNFKYLLTVDPVFWKSVRVTFLYALINVPITLILGLALAVLLNKKIPGIRLFRVIYYLPTIVPGIAAIILWQFIFKSDVGLLNGLLGQLGLAPVGWLTSEKVVLFSLSIIKWWGVGGMMIIFLSGLQSVPADVFEAASLDGATGWAQFKYVTLPMITPVIFLQLITGLIGCMQSFAEAQIMTGGGPNFSSQFINFDIYVNAFTNQKYGRACAESWILFLIILAFTALIFKKSESFVYYEND
- a CDS encoding ABC transporter substrate-binding protein, whose product is MKKGMKKAMALGLCAIMTTAMLAGCKSNGANSSKTSGDSSEPKQVTLKVVDWESDEMNAAIQDAFDNVFTKAHPNIKVEIVKGSYSDYGQQLAGMITAGEAPDVFQGGYDMAASFYQKKLLTDWTDKVAAEPDFVKSLYEGTMNGWQLDGKTYGFPSLVNVYGVFYNKDLLAAAGVSEPTADWTWDDLWAMAEKLKDPAKEKYGIYGLDTSGFGVANISTSYGGAPLMDKVMGTTKVTVDDKFIEQATKIQSLIADGTLPKRTYEVTNQNSMFEAGEMALMYYGQWEVDSLLKNCPDLKWGYAPTPQGPNGRTTTYDTVGWMSPKNLAHPEETWELIKFMSSDLYQTVLKVTPVAPCAHSASASVFYDVMNEKGHPEVAEAVKTMMETKTKNGVRYAADWSSDAGKLWDPVYNNILDGESKDPLTKLQDVANQINGIIAGN
- a CDS encoding carbohydrate ABC transporter permease, producing the protein MGKKQRQKMNVTARYVLILVFCIPMLFPLLWMLTTALKDNAAVFKVPPQFIPSKFHWENFTDGLAKIKFGREFLNSLFISVIVSIGQICSCMSVGYALARLKFKGKKLWFYLIVGSMMIPGMVTVMPVFRLWASLGAYGTWWPMIIPSFLGAPFQTFLARQFMTTIPKSYDDAARIDGANRLQILTRIIAPMSKPLITVIAIQSFQGAWNDYLTPLLYIISKPEKWTLALGVGRMTSSTYGTQWNLFMAADIMYMLPILIIFFICQNYFMEGLGSMNNSGVK
- a CDS encoding alpha-mannosidase — translated: MVMVKERIGSLVRHLSALREKNVEKISGAEYLVLKEQIKDLAELSKKEWSAFPGSMDLGGKDEYYYYRLQVKLPQSYEGQSVIFGLNNFGGVRWDTVNPQFRLYVNGQLRQGLDENHETVILEECARAGEEYNIILCVYTGKMHFHSILDARIAVRDREIEKYYYDVKVPYDVAGLMKEDEKESYEILLTLNESLNLLDFRKAYSPEFYESLAAAQAFLEKEFYEKRCNREKEEVWCVGHTHIDIAWLWTLETAKDKAVRSFSTVLRLMEEYPEYRFMSSQPHLYKAVKEREPAVYEEIKNRVEEGRWETEGGMFVEADCNLTGGESLVRQFVKGKSFFQKEFQKDNEVLWLPDVFGYSAALPQIMLKCGVRFFMTTKISWNEFNKMPYDTFNWIGIDGSKVLTHFVPASDYDKSLVSKNFFTTYNGMLEPSQVKGSWQRYQQKYLNSEVLMAYGYGDGGGGPTREMLEAGRRMEKGIPGCPVTKQATSNEFFHKLEKEVEGKKYLPEWNGELYLEYHRGTYTSMARNKKYNRKAEFLLHNIELFGAMDNKLNRTAYPKEQLDDLWEILLRNQFHDILPGSSIEEVYEVSKAEYEDLFSRGSILLKGAVDSLTDSIKAEKGAIVVYNPNGFLGTGYVLADTPNAADKGLVTDGENYLPYEKLADGRILFRAIKVPAAGYKTFALADGSTTETDLRITNDSMENSLIRITFNEKGQFLSVYDKENDREVLKPGECGNVIMSYEDRPHNWDAWDVNNYYTEKSWEIDNVTEMKVVERGSLRACMKVERKYLDSTITQYIYLCHDSKRIDIKTEIDWKQDHVFLKALFPVDIHSNEADYEIQYGNVTRPTHHNTSWDAARFEVCHHKWLDVHENNYGVSLLNDCKYGCHVHEGVIGLSLLKSATSPNPSADKEKHEFTYSLYPHKGDFRTGGTVKEAYELNNPLFADVKSKTEGNKPSVYSAAEIDNENVMLEVVKASEEMEENVQILRLYEYYNQRNEVNMTLPEEAEKVAICSMLEEEEKVIAVNTKHISFCIKPYEIVTLKIVYKQL